Genomic window (Oryza sativa Japonica Group chromosome 3, ASM3414082v1):
GCTAGTAATCATGCCCAAGACTATGCACCACTCATCGGGAGTTTAATTTGCAGCCTCCATCAACAGGTCCAACCCAAGAGGCAATGAAGCCAGTTATATAGCATCACCGTGATTCTGTGTGCCCCTCTTGGATGAGGATGGCTCCATATAGCAAGTTGTCTGTCTTTTTTCCATGCCTTTGATCTAGGCGAGTTGATTGTTTCTTTTTCAATGCCTTTGATCTAGACGAGTTGACTGTCTCTTTTTTCCATGCCTTTGATCTCGAGAACGGGATGAGAAGAGAGACACATAGATGGATGTATCTCCTTCACGTTTTctgttcctttttctcctttcctTGGGATTTTCGATTTTcttgattggattttttttatcgatGTGTGACTTGTGCTTTGTCATGTATATGCCTGACTGAATGGATTTGTTTTTTCCCCTGTTGTTATTAGCCAATGGAAACCCTGATCATGTGGCCCAAAACCAGAACAGGAGCAAGAAACTTGTGTTGCGTGTTTCAAAGATGGTTAGGCAGCTTCATGCTAAAATGGTCCAAAATGACTTCACTACAATTCAAATTTTCTGAAAATAACACTACGCATGAAGGGATTTTCTCAGCAGTGGTGTCACTGGATTTCTAGAATGGTTGAAGAGGGAAGTGTCCGTATAAAAGTCAATGATGATTTGGGTAATAAATTTGAAACGCACATAGCCCTGCGACAAGGGATCCAATGTCACCTATACTTTTAAATATTGTGGTTGATATGTTAGCGGTTCTCATTGAGAGAGCTAAAGTCGACGGTCAAATTCGAGGACTCATTCCACATTTAGTGGAGGATGGTTTGTccattctacaatatgccaaTGATACAATATTTTTTCTAGATCATGACCTTGAACAGGCCAAAAAACATGAAGGTCATCCCGTATGTGTTCGAACAACTCTTAGAGCTGAAAATaaactttcataaaagtgaGATTTTTTGCTTTGGGGAggccaaggaagtggaggatCAATATAGACAACTATTTTGTTGTAATTCTAGATCTTTCCCCTTTAAATATCTTGGTTTTCCTATTCATTATCGAAAACTCCGGAATGTTGATTGGAAAGGAGTTAAAGATAGATTTGAGAGAAAACTCAGCACATGAAAGGGCAAAAACATATCATACGGTGGGAGATTGGTCCTTCTAAACTCAGTTATTTCGAGCCTTTCTCTGTTTATGTTATCTTTCTTTGAAATTCCACTAGGTGTGTTTTAAAGATTATATTTCTTTATGTCACTTTCTTTTGGAGTAATGATGAccggaaaagaaaaatatagacTAACTAAGTGGGAAAACATATGTCGACCAAAACATCAAGGTGGACTATGTGTCCATAACATTGATATCAAAATTAGCTACTTATTAAGCAATTGGATTTTCTAGTTGCTTAATGGTGAAGGCGTATGGCAAGACCTTTTGCAAAATAAAGACTTAAATGGTAAATCATTCTCTGGTATGTCCAGCAAGATAGGTATTTCTTAGTTCTGGGCCGGTTTAATGAAAGTTAAAGACCAATTTCTTAGATTTGGGTCTTTTAGATAATGCAATGGGACAGATATAAGACTTTGGGAAGACACGTGGTTGGAATCGCGTGCTCTCGAAGTTCAATACCCTACTTTATATAATGTAGCTCGAAAGAAGCAGTCTACCGTGGCAGAGGTTATGGGCACAATGTCGCAGGATATTTCTTTTAGGAGAGCCATTGTTGGTTAAAATCTAATCGAGTGAAACGATTTGATCCCCAGGCTTTCTAATATAACTCTGTCAAATGAAAAGGACTGTTTTGTATGGTCGCTACATAAGAATGGCCAATTTTCAGTCAACTCTATGTATACCACGATCATGAACTCTAATGTTCGGATCCAAAAGAGAATTCTATGGGACTTCAAGGTTCCACTAAAGATCAAGGTCTTTATGTGGTTTTTTCACAAGAAAATAATTCTATCGAAAGATAACCTGACTAAAAGAAAATTTGTTTAGGGAGGGGGACAAGCACTATTCTTTCTGCTATGCATAAAAGACaatccaacatcttttctttgagtGTCATGTTGCTCAATTTGTTTGGagatgtgtgtttttttgcttTTAACATTCCTCCACCCCGTaacaccaaaaatatttttggtaatTAGCTTAGAGGGGTATCTACGTCCATTAAAAAGATGATTCTATTTGGAACTAGTATTGTATGTGTTGGTTAATTTGGCGTTGTCGTAATGATAATATTTTTAATGGTAAACAATTATCTGACCCTATGTAGATTATCTTCATGTCTTCCTATTGGCTCCACTTTTGTTCTACGATGCAACCACAGGAGGAGCATGATACTCGGCGCAATGATGCTACACTCTTGGAATCGGTAGCCAAGGGTCTCCGTGCGCTTGCGAATTTTATCTGTaaggttaagaaataccaacaagcaattctggcgccgttgccggggaacggttgctATTTATCTCTGAGCCTTGTTCATCCTCatatccttttttattttttttcttctacctTAACCCCTGCTATCCGAGAGAAGAATTCCTGTAAAACCTTCTCGACCAATGGAGCCATCATCAATTTTCAATTATCTGCTCCGCGGGGTGAATCTTACGAGCACCTCCTTCATCGGAGCCAATTTTTACAACTGGCTTTGAGATTCGTCCCGAATTAATAAGCATGGttcaggaaaatcctttttcttgtCTCGACGAGGAAAATCTTTACCATCATCTATGGGAATTCGAATGATGGACATCACTAGGATATTAATGTCGGATTGAATTAGAGATATGGTAAGAGTCCGCCATGTGGACTTgtttgtattttatctttaggaaagtttgaaTCATGTCCAGAATGGACAAGTTTTGCACTGAGGGTATAAATATAAAGCCCATATCGTTGTAATAGGAGACAACAATCCAATCAATACAACTTTTGGTGCATCACCacccttttctttttgcttttcgATGAGTTCTTTGCTTCAAGTCAGGGCATCGACTACGATCTCTCGACAAGAGGTAACTTGTCTCGATGGCTTGCACTATCAGGGCTATTATGTTGCTTTATATGTATTAGTCCTTTTATCGTGACCATTGTTATCAcattatcttaattaatttagttttaGTATCTCAATTTAGTCATATCAGTTgattctcgctttagggtttatgccggtatcggctaaatcgctttactagattagattagctaaggtatctaCCATCGTGAAAAGTGGTTAATTtcttgattgtttagacttgTGGTTTCTTTATTTACTTTGAGTTGCATCAACCCTAGTATTGTCTAGAGCCCTAAAAACTAACCTAGAATTAATCATAACTAaggatagtatcggggtttcagccgattttACCTAATATGCATGATAATGCATGTTTCATGATCTGTTTTATGTATGTTTGCCATTTATATAGATAgattgctctatataaatatatcaagTTAGATTGATCTCGAGTAAACTCTATATTTGGTGATCGATTGCTATTTGACATGTTTATATAGATTGATTTATTATATAAGTTTGTATTGGATTATTAGCTAGTACATTATCTATCTTTGTTCTAAATATTGATCTATTGgctatttttataatattgtcTTAAGGCAATcgacaaaaacaaaagagataGTATTACAGCCGATATGGCATATTTAGGGTTTTGCTTTATTTGTCTATCATAAAGCCACAACCGATTTGGTTTGCCCGTATCGGCTGGTCCCGACTATACGTCATCGGCTCTATCGGTCGATCGGCTATCATTCATCTAATTACGGTTTATTATCTTTCTTgctggttgcaggatcaaaccagctGGTACGCTCTTGACACTCAACACAagccttggacctgcactagagtgaAGCATATTTCCCAGGGCGCCATGTTTTCCTTCAACAAGGGTGTCATTATTCTTACCTTGAATAGAGGGCAGCATAGGTGCCCACTTGGGGTCGGCCAACCCCCTGgctcggccgaaccaggggtgGCTCTCCCCTATAAAAGCTACCCCATGACCATTGCTAGCTCTCATTGCCCCGAACCAAGTTGCAGTAGTTTGCTCTTGAGTGTTTCTCCTCCTCCTATAGTTTCTTTCATGATCTTGTCTCAAATTTGAGCATTTCCTTCTTCCTCTTGCATCTCAAGTTACTTGAGTGTCAAAACTACAAGAATGAGTTGTGGCGGTGTCACCATCCCACAAGAACGATGGTTGTGGTGCGTTCTCGCCCACAAAAACAATTTTgtggattgtttttttttcttccaattgattgcaaaaatcgattccccaatcatcatcatcattttcCTCATGATTTCCCATTTCAACTCGTCTTTAATTTGCCGGATTTAATTTTAGTTGCCGATGATGGCTGGCCAACGAGCTTTCATAGCTGTTTTTATCCCGAGTTTCGCTTCGTTTTTGGGGGGAAAAAGGGGGAAGACGAGATTGAGTGGATCAAAAGCCCTAAACCAATTTTGGGAGATTGAGAAGGATTCGGCTGGATTTGATGGAGATGATCGACTCTGGCATAGAGGCTCAGGACTGTCTTtcggaggttgaagacgacagTTGCTGTGCAAGCTGGACAGGCGGCTCCACTATAGGCTCGGTTGCTCGGACAAAGAGAGAGGATGGCCAAGCGGAGGGAGATAGTGGACTAGCCTCGGGCTAAAAAGGAAGGAAtgggctttcggcccaaaaccAAGAATGAATGgccattaatttttttcaattataatgtatatGTAACAATCCTAATGTTTCAATGTTTCAATTTATTGTTCAGCTCTTAATAGCTATTGTACCACTAAAAAAACGTCTTCACCTGTTGCAATGCACGAGCATTTTTTTCTACCataatacaatatgaatattacgcATTGATTAGTTTTGTCAGGTTAGTatagaatttaaaattatgttaggattttaatatattttaattataataaaacataaaaaaatacataatgcTACgtgagaaaaaatatatatatacgatAGTGCACCATGCTAGCTAGAGCTAAACAATAAGGGAATGGAATTCGGGATGCTACAAACCACACGTTACCTTGGAACCCTCATAATTGTTTGAAGCAGTGAAAGCGAAAACATGAACAAACAAATACTAGTCACCGTCACGTTCGCTAGAGCAGAGCACGCGCCCACAAATACGAGTAAATTTCCACGCTGCGATTCTGCGAACAAGAAACCCCCACACTTCTCCCGTTCTCCTGGAGGAAGACGACACCCAAAAACTAAGATTGGGTAGCAATCGCTTCAAAGAAGCCAAGAGCGAGTCCACTTCGTAATTCGTCACCTCTGCTGAAAATTTCACAACACGGCGAAGGAGTCCTTCTTGAGACGGAGGAGCAGCAGCGACAGCGACAGCCATAGTGAGAAATTGCAAGATGGAGGTATCACTGCCATTGCTGATCGGCGtcgtcctcgccttcctcctgcTCTTCGTCCTCGTCAACATCAAGAACTCATGCCGCTCCTGGTGGCCTCCgccggagaaggagaagaagaagctgcGGCTGCCGCCGGGGCCGTGGCAGCTGCCGCTCGTCGGGAGCCTGCACCACGTCCTGCTGTCGCGCCACGCCGACCTGCCACACAGGGCGCTGCGCGAGCTCGCCGGCAAGTACGGCCCGCTCATGATGCTCCGCTTCGGTGCCGTGCCGACGCTCGTCGTGTCGTCGGCCGAGGCCGCCAGGGAGGTGCTCAAGACGTACGACGCCGCCTTCGCCAGCCGCTACCTCACGCCGACCCTGGCCGTCCtcagccgcggcggccgcgacaTCCTCTTCTCCCCCTACTGCGACCTGTGGCGCCAGCTCCGGAGGATCTGCGTGCACGAGCTCCTCAGCGCGCGCCGCGTCCAGTCGCTCCGCCACGGGCGCGAGGACGAGGCGGCGCGCCTCGtccgctccgtcgccgccgagtgcgccgcccgcggcggcgcagccgttGTCAACGTCGGCGAGCTGATCTCCCGCGCGGTGAACGACTCCGTCGTGCGATCCGCCGTCGGCGCCCGGTCGGCGCGGCGCGACGAGTTCGTGCGCGAGCTCGACGAGTCGGTGAGGCTCTCCGGCGGGTTCAACCTGGCCGACCTGTACCCGTCGTCGTGGCTGGCGCGCCGGCTCAGCGGCGCGATGCGGGAGACGGAGCGGTGCAATCGGAGCTTGATGGCCATCATGGACGACATCATCCGggagcacggcgacggcgaggaagaCCTCCTCGGCGTACTCCTCAGATTGCAGAGGAACGGCGATGTGCAGTGTCCCCTCACCACCGATTTGATCACTAACGTCGTCTTGGTAATTAAACACACCATCATCTGATATTTCTTTACACACCATCATCGAAAAATTCACAAGGTATaggtactaatttttttttcacgagtAGGGCCCGGGCCCAAGTTACCTAGGCCCAGTTCCGCCACTGAGAAGACATGTCCTACTATGCACATGCACCGTACGCACACATCCACGAAAACAGTCCAGCGATTATAAGTATTTCTAGCTATAAATCTGAATAACTATGCGTCCTAATTAtagctaaaaattattatattttggaacggaagtAGTATTTGATTTTGTGTATTTTAGGTGCAGTACTATTCCATATTAGGTACATAATTATACCAGTTAATTTTGAAACAATTAAACGCTAGTATCAAActtactgctccctccgtcccaaaatataagcatttttggacCTCAACACAGTATTtaagatgctactttgaccaacaacatttataaaagtaagattatctaaataaaaagagttgcatattatgatagtttgtttaataataaatctagcaacatcaattttacattattgattttttatttttttattttgttattaatggtcaaagtcgaaaatgtttgacttagcactattttaaaaatatttatattttggaatggagggagtagcaactaGTAACATCATCAGATCTACATTTTGAATTTGTTTGCATTTTGCAGTTTAGACAATGATGCTTACCTATTTCTTCTAGAGAAATGAAGAATTCATCATTGCTTCAAATCCAAATGATTACTCTGTGAACTCATTATTGCTTACAAAACCACAGGACATGTTTGCGGCTGGGAGTGAAACCTCGTCTACGACACTTGAGTGGGCCTTAACAGAGCTAGTAAGGAACCCACACATCATGGAAAAGGCCCAATCAGAGGTGCGGGAGATATTTAGGGGAGAAAACAAGCTAACAGAGGAAATGATGGACAAGCTAAGCTACCTCCGCTTGGTGATTCGGGAAACACTCCGACTACATTTACCGGTACCATTCCTTCTTCCTAGGCAGTGCCGTGAGCCATGCTCGGTTATGGGCTATGACATACCAGTGGGAACTAAAGTGCTTGTGAACGCTTGGGCCATAGCTAGGGACAATCAGTATTGGGATGATCCCGAGGTATTCAAACCAGAAAGGTTCGAGAACAATCGTGTCGACTTTAAGGGTATAGATTTCGAGTTCATTCCTTTCGGTGCTGGGAGGAGGATATGCCCTGGGATTGCACTTGGGCTTGCCAATATAGAGCTCATGCTTGCCAGCCTCCTATACCATTTTGACTGGGAGTTCCTCGATCGAGACAGGAATGACGAGATTGACTTGTCCGAGACATTTGGTATCACTGCAAAGAGGAAGTCGAAGCTCATGGTGTATGCTACACAACGTATTCCATGTTTGGGTTAACTGTTTTGTGTATGTGAACTCTTGCATAACTAGGCACGTTCTCCATGCTCTTATGGCTCCTCTTTATCTGGTAGACTAAACTTAATTCTCTGGTTACTTATAGATAATGTCACCCTAGGGTGAGTGATGTGAAATGTATTGATTTGAACTAGATAGTAccaaaaatatgtaattttgatatatgataaaagtgTGCACCATTTTATGATgacaattaattattttgtaAGTATACCTCTCTCCGAATAAATCTAAACCTGTGTAAATTAGTATGTCTTTGTACATTATCACTATTATTCAGTAGCACGGATTCTCACATCTATAATGTGCCATGGACCGGTTAAAACTGTTACAAATTTTGACTTATGTAACGGATGGCATTGATGACCGTTATAGATGACCAAAGCACCCTTGAGCCATCATTGAAGCCTCCTCTTCTGTAACGGCTCTTAACCAACAGCTATTACAGATGTAATCACTTTTATCTCTAACGATACAAAACTAGAAGCCATTACATATGACCCCTCGTCTATAATGGCTCGTAATCGATACACTGTTCTTTCCCTATGCCCCATGGTGACATGTGGTGCTAGCTCCGAAGGATCtgcctatagatggccataaggcccacACGGCACGCCTCGGCCCCGGCACGGGCCAAGGcgatcgggccggcacggcacgatcgACACTTCAGGCTGTGCCGTGCTGGCCCATGGGCTGCACACCAGGCCCAGGCACAGCCCACCAGTTGTCgggtcgtgccgtgccggcctgaAGGCACAGGCGGCCTATTAtgtcttttttaaaataagtctattttctctctttttttggctgtgacatatatatagctaaaataagtttattttatatCCCTACTCTATGGGTCGTgccatataatatgtctatttttttctccctatTCTCTGTGACGTGCCTTACATATGGCtgagaataagtctatttcgcATCCCTTAACTTCGGGCTGAACCATGCATGTCCAGCGTGCTGAGGTACCAGCCCTAGCACAATGGGCCGGGCCACCGCGAGCACGACCCAAGTCAGGCCGTGCCATGCCTGCCCCAGGCCAAAATCACCGGACCTTGGACGGGCCATCAGGCCTCGGGCCATATGACCATCTATACATCTGCCTACTCGAGCTCTTTAGCGCGCCGCGTCCAGTCGCCTCGCCACGTCCGTTAGGACTAGCAGGCGGGGTACCTAGTCCACGCAGTGGTCGGCGAGTGCGCACcgggtggcgccggcgccgtggtcCCCATCAGCGAGAAGATCTCGCGCATGGTGAACGACTCCGTCGTGCGCCCCGCCATCGGGAGCCGGTGCGCGCGGCGCGACGAGTTCCTCCACGTACAAGCTCGAGGTCTCCGTCAGGCTCGCGGGCGGGTTCAACTTGGCCGACCTGTACCCATCGTCGTCGCCAGCGAGCTGGCTCAGCGGCGCGCTGCGGTAGGCCGGCCGAGCGTTGCAGCCGGAGCGTTCGCGCGCTGCGGTAGGCCGGCCGAAACATTTTTCAACATGGACAATTTACGAACTCACGACacttacagaaaaaaaaatcactctgGAAATTCACAGCACTGTACTGCATTTTCAGCATTATCGTTTTCAGAATTACAATTGAAAATGACCATTTGGCAAAGTCACCATTACAAATTGCCTATTAATCTCAGGAAATATTTTCAGCAGGGAGCGAGACAGCTCAACGACACGTTAGTGGGCAATATCTGAGCTAATGAGAAATATCCACAAGTCATGCAGAAAGCCCAAACGGAGGTGAGGGAGAAGTTCAGGGATAAGACAAACTAATCAAGGATGACATGAATAGGCTAAGCTACCTACACCTAGTGATACAAGAAACACTTCGTCTACATGCACGAGGTACTGTTTGGCATACCTCAATTAGGTTCCGAGATTTAGTCCCTCCGAGCTCCCTCATCGAAGACGATGTCCCACATCACCATATACTCCAACCatcaaggttttttttttgtggctgTACAATCTTTGCATGCCTGATGCAGCTAAACATGAGGAGGAAGTGCACCGGCAACTACATCTCTTGCCGCACCCCATTGAGTGTGATGTTGTTGATGCATTGTCTATGCATCCAACTTTGCAGCATTTTCTTATTATcgttttgtttttcctttccGCCTTAGTCTTCCAAGTATTCGTCTCGGTAGTCAAGTGTGTATGATTGGCCTAGAGTGCcgacaattggtatcagagcaatgTCAGCACCAGTATCCCTCGACATACCAGGAACAACCGGCAAGTGGAGATGACATTGCTCTGCTACCAGTTGTCACCACTCCAAGCCAATCTAACACACCTGAACACCTGGATGAACTCCTAGAAGATGAAAGCGGAGAGAAAAAGCAAAACGAACGATTTGTGCCACCAAACTTTGCAGCGCTTCTCTatttaagaagaaaaaaaggaacgACTAAAAATAGTAGTCTTTCGATGCCACCTACATGTGCGCCATGAACCACCCGTACATTGTGCTTCATCGATCCCACACAATCGGTCCATTCCATGGGACTCGGACTCGTGCTGACTAAAACAAAGTGTGCCTCCAGCTACAAACGTGCAGATCAGTAAAAACTTATGATCACTTAATGCATGATTATAATGTTTTCTGTGTATTCATATTATATAAgttaacaattaaaactaatgGAGAACAATCTGGGCTAAACAATATAATTTGGGTTCAGAAGTTTCATTTCTTCTCCTTGTTATCATCTGAACCAACGGGTGATTTAGAAATTTTCTAGAGAGCTTGGGTAAAACATGTGTACAAACAATTTTAGACGTCAGTAACCATTGGGAAAACAAGTTATGCATCTTAGTGGTGTGATTCGTCGGCAAGCACTGGTGGCCGCCTGGGGTCATCGGCACTGGATCTTCTGCTGATTCTGCAAACTTGGATTAATTCGACGCAAGATTTTTGTATGCTATTTTCTTTGTGTTTTAATTTCCCCTCTGCGTGACTATACTTTACATGACACTTTCTATCTTATATATGTGCTGAATCAAGCCAAGACCATTGTGACCTGAATCATCTAATAATAGTTATTACtcgttttctttgtttttcacTAAAAATTCAATCAAAAGTTTGATGTGGTTGGATGTTCATATACTCATGCAGCACAGGCATTTAACAATTAAGAGGTAaatatcctatcttactataaagttataactcACTAATTCTAAAGCTCAAAATGCAAACATGTCACTtcatcatccattagcaatAATAACATGCAAAACTTATACAAGTATGCAACATCATCTAGAATtcattgaattctacaaatcattttccttcacattatttttcacaatatttttaaaatatatatatccatcatttttttaatcctTAACATATATCCATGACAATTGCTCCTTTGACCATGTTTTGAAGCATAACTACTAATTTGACTCTACTTTTTacagtttgcttatttgaccctacttttcaAAATTGGAGTTGCCGTCTGACCTTGGTTTCATTTTTGACACCGTTAGggtttcatttataaaatagaaaaaaaatgttttttgagCCACaagtgaccaaaatacccttgcaCACATAAACAtttcccttatcctctccctctcctctctctcaccagACTGGaaatccttatcctctccctacctcctcccgccgccctcctcgtgcAACGGCAGCCGCGCGGCGGTGGCTACATGAAGAGGAGTGTCGGCAATGGCCCGACGaggtggaggagcggcggcggcatgggagAGATGGCGGCAGCTTGATGAAGaggaggagcggtggcggcggccgacgacgaggaggaggggcgacaacggcggcaCACGGAAGGGACcaacggtggcggcggagaggcgcgGATTCGCACCGGCGCCGGCTCGTGGGGGAAggagtggcggcgacggcggcagaggAAGCGGATCCGCACCGGTGCCGGCTCGTcaatggagcggcggcggcggtggaggggcgcGGATCCGCGCCAGCTCCAGCtcgtggagggagggagcggcggcggcggcagaggggcACGGATCCGCGCCGGTTCTGGCTCGTCAAGggaaggagtggcggcggcgggacacGGTGGTGCACGGATCCGCGTCGGTGCCGACTCGTggagggagcggtggc
Coding sequences:
- the LOC4333365 gene encoding zealexin A1 synthase codes for the protein MEVSLPLLIGVVLAFLLLFVLVNIKNSCRSWWPPPEKEKKKLRLPPGPWQLPLVGSLHHVLLSRHADLPHRALRELAGKYGPLMMLRFGAVPTLVVSSAEAAREVLKTYDAAFASRYLTPTLAVLSRGGRDILFSPYCDLWRQLRRICVHELLSARRVQSLRHGREDEAARLVRSVAAECAARGGAAVVNVGELISRAVNDSVVRSAVGARSARRDEFVRELDESVRLSGGFNLADLYPSSWLARRLSGAMRETERCNRSLMAIMDDIIREHGDGEEDLLGVLLRLQRNGDVQCPLTTDLITNVVLDMFAAGSETSSTTLEWALTELVRNPHIMEKAQSEVREIFRGENKLTEEMMDKLSYLRLVIRETLRLHLPVPFLLPRQCREPCSVMGYDIPVGTKVLVNAWAIARDNQYWDDPEVFKPERFENNRVDFKGIDFEFIPFGAGRRICPGIALGLANIELMLASLLYHFDWEFLDRDRNDEIDLSETFGITAKRKSKLMVYATQRIPCLG